The nucleotide sequence TCTCGAGATCGCCCAGTCAGGTACCTCCGTTGCTTACGGATGCATTTGGATAGCGGTATACGCGTTACTTACAAAGACGCGTATGTGCAACGAGTAAGAGATAACTTGATTGTAATTATCAGCATCAACGCGCGGTGCAAGCAATCAAATGAGCACCGGGCATTGTGCGCCCGGTTTCATTAGCGATAGACAAGTTACTCGCGAAGGAGACTATTGTCTACAGTTTCCTTTcctatcatatatatataacgtatatatcTCGGTATTAACTATTTctagtaataatataacaatatatcaACGTAGAGAGGAAAATTAAGTGTTCGCTCGGCAAAGTCGACGTCGGTCAAGCCAGGCGACTCGACTCGAGTCGTTCCTCAGCACCGGAGGCGCACCTGCCTTGATCTCTATTGCACGAATTACCACGAGGCGATTATCAACTATTGCACCAGTCGTGCGTGATCACACGTACGGTAACGACGGCACGGCGAGCGAGCACCCGGAGAGGACAAGAAGCCGCATCCGAGTCCCGGAGGTCGCATGCCTAAATCGCGCTCGTCAGGATCGGAGCATTGAAGCGCGACAAAGTCGCGAGATTGCCGTTAAGAGACTAAAGAGGAGCGAAGAAGGACCACGCGCCAGGACGAATCGTTCGCGCGTGATTTCGTTTCACTTTCGTTGCGTTTGAGCAAAGCGGAATGGACCGCACGGATAAAAACGTCGCAGCGAGCAGGAGCGAAGGACATATCGCCAGCCGATCTGGCAAAGAAGTTATAGAAAATGGATATTGGAAGTTTATATAGTTCGtttctttatcattattatcattttcacCATGAAACAAATTGCATGCTACGATATTATTCGTCTCGATATAGCGTACTTCTGAGTAAACACTTCAATACGAAGCGAATTGTAAGCTAAAGAAGCTAtagaaaattacagaaaatatttcttttcttcatcaTGGAACAAATTGTacgttacaattttatttgtcttgATGTGAAGATAATGCATTTCTAAACAAACGCTTCAAGATGAAACAAATTGTATTTCACAGTGAGACCTTTTACAATGAAATACAATTCGCCTCATATTGAAGCGTTTGCTTAGAAATACATTATCTCTGTATCGAGacgaataaaattgtaacataCAATTTGTTCCGCGATGAAAATGATAACGGTCTCATTGTGAAATATTCTCGCTTCGTCCCTTCTCAAGATAaatgttttccttttttttattattattattatctgcCTCGTCTCGTTTTTATCCGTGTGACCCGACAAATCTGACGATTTGAATCGAAGGAAACTTTTGGCACGCAAGTCGATACACGTGCGCCTTAATTAAACCTCGGCAATTAATATCGCGACTTTCCGCGAGGGCGGGGGAAGAAAGTAATCGAATTCCACCGGCCCCGGCGAAGTCAATTTGCCCGGGCTCGTCGTCCGCGAGTCCGGAATAATCGTGTAGTTGAGCTAATACAGGCCGGCTAATCTGTCGCAGCCGTATCTTTAACGAGTTTGTAAATTCGGCGAACGACATTATGATATTTCACTTACGTCTACATACTCCTACGCATTTGTCGTATCGTAAAAGTGTAAACTGTACGCTAATGTGCTGATCGTTGATTAATATGTGTCGATATATCTCTAAGATCGATAGTGATGACGCGGATTAACGAACGGGACACGTGAAATTTGCTCTCTGGAGCGGGAAACGAAAGACTAACGGAAGACTTTTGTAATATTTGCTGTTTTAACGTGAGAAACGAGCGCCGTCGTCGTTCGACAGCGTTACGCATATTGAAAGACAATGAGAACGCGCGATTcggaaagaagaaaacgaaaagaaGGCGCGACGCGAATTCAACAATTCATAGTCGAACGACGAGACAAACGACCgatgaaacatatatataatatttatatatatatattaaattctcatcttcaaactttaaaaattaaattaagtaatattcGTAAAACAAGTCGTAcgtaaaatttgaaagagAAAACTAACGAGACGTAGTTCCAAGCTCGATTCTAGATACCGTCCGCGGTATTCGATAGAAATCGGGACGCGTTTTGAACGATGATTGCTGACGCTAGTACGCGGCGCGGGCTACATCCTCAAACATTGTCCAAttggtatatataattattatttacaatctaTTTAATGcgtaatttgtatatataatatataaacccGAGACGCGTGCGAGTCGGTTgctcaaaatatatatatatctattccGTCGAGCTCTTTCAGCTCGACGCGGACAAAAGTACGCGAGGATCGAAGTCCAATTGCCGTCATCTCGCAACGGGAATGATAAGAATGTAACAtggtaaaagaaataaaacgaaaaatagGGGGAATAAAAGGAGGAAAACGCGATACGCGGTTCGTCTCATCCCCAGAGGAGGGGAAATCGGAACAAACGACGAGAGAGAAATGACGCCGCTGTGCATCGCGCCACAACGGCTCCTATCTATCTCTAGACTAGAAAGAAACGCGTCGCTCTCGCGGCCGGCGCGTCGAAAATTTACGTGGCGAGGATTTCTTTCGGGTAAACGCGTAGGGGGGGAAATTACGCTTTTGCATTTGCACTTTGCCGTGTATGTCTAGGTCTACGTACGTGGTTCGTACGAAAAATTCTcgtgtgaaaaatatcgctaAGCCCCTAgtcgacgatgacgacgacgaggacgggGACCGTTCTCTCAAGGATTCGCGTGGGTGTCCCTGAAACAACGGTCTTTTCTCGCGCGACCCCCATTTTAGTCGGTCCTAAGCGTCGAGACCGCTCGTCTCGCCGACTCGAGGGGAATCGCGCGTCTACGAGGCAAGGAACCGGGACGGGCAAGAGGGTCCAGCCGAGGAGATCAAACCATGAAAACTTCAACGAAGGGATTGCACTCGGTCTGCGGTGGAGGCAGCGCGGCCATGCGTTTATCCAGCTCCACTCGTGGTAGATATGCTTCGATACGCGCGTCGGGTCCCGTGGCCGTGGACGTTGGCAGCGTCGTTGCCCCGGGTGCTAATTGCAGACATTCAGCTGGCGCCAACTGAGATCACACAATTTATCTAGTTTTAACTAGGAACGAAAAACCGTGTTCGCAAACAAATTGGTCATTAACAAAAAAGCTAATACAAGTTGAACATGCGGTGTCTCGTCTTGACAAGTAAAGCAGTTTAAAGTTTCAatctttattttgaaaaagctTTTATTAATCAGTTTTAATTTGTAGATGCTGGATAATTTATGCCTTTtcattagaattaatttataaaaataagtagaCGATAAGTTATAAGAGATATACGGTCGCTTTTGATTTTGAGAAGACAAGGCTTTACTCACCAAAGCAGCTTGCTGAGGAATCTGCGCGATACCGCCGACGCTCGCGGGGGTGTAATAATTGGTCGGGCTGACCGGCGGCGAGGGATAAGGCCAGTAGAAGATGGGCGGCGGATACGGCGTCGCAAATTGCGGCGGGCCGCGGGGCAACATCGCGGCCGCAGGCGGAAATATCGCCACGGTCGGTGGTGGCAACATCGTGCCCCctaaggaagaaagaaagagaacgacATTCAACGTTCGATCGAAATGATCCGCTCGATCGGCTTAGTTAGAGCAACGCGAGTGAAAGGAAAAACGCGGTCGTGCTCGTAAGATTTTTTGCGATTCGCGAACCCTTCTGCTGACCCCTGATCGTCTGACTCGAGGTCAGCCTTTCGCGAATCGTAATATCGCGTAAGTCTCGAACTTGGAGTATCAttgacagaaaaaaaaaggggacTCGCAGTACCCACGATCGTCcgttatgtatgtacaaacgTAAAGAAGAGTGCCCACTATGTAACCACTCCACAATTACAACGAGTGACATCGTGCAGATCCGCAGAGATGTTTTCTAGAAGCACACAAAGCGTTCTCAATTTAGTAATGCGCCAGTATACAGTCGACCATGTTCGACAGCGTGTCTCTCGCACTATGAAAGTGAATTAGTGAGAtagtttgtatatatttttaatgaaacaaCCACTAAGATCTTCTAACTTCGCACGCTGCACGATTTCACTTTCAATCAGACTGGTCTTGCACGGTTTGAGCAAACGGTTTCGCCGGACCGGTGTCTGGACTTACCCGCCACCTAAAAATTCAAAAGCAATCCTTTTCGCTATTTTTTAAAGGTATAAAAGTAGACTCTGAGATCGTTGCCAAGAAATAATCATCCCGTGCCGCGATTACTGTGCTCAGAACGTGCAAGAACGCAGTCATCCAAAGGAATAATGACTTGGACTTGGCCTACCTGGAAGCACAGAAGTTAGTATTTGTAGGTCCCGCTACCATAACAGCAATCGACACTGCACCATTGTAACacgataatataatgtatccttttttatatatataatatgtaatgcAGCACCAACTTGCGATTTCGCCCCTCTGCCAAATCACCAGATACACGcactctctcactctctttttctctccctttctacccttcctttctttctctctttcgctcttttctctctctctctctctcctctctctctctctctctctcgtttccttctctctctcttgcccAACGAAAAAGCCTTTTTGCGTGCGCCTTTTTGTGACGAAAGTACAGCCCACTTGCGTGTCACTTCAAGAAAcgttgctttaaaaaattctgaaaaatgaaTAGTAAATCATGCAGATTAACTTGAAATTATTCCGTCGAGTAAACATGGTTTGAGCAAAGACGTGACATGGACGGCAGGCCGTATATTTCGCACAATTCAACGTGAATTCGTATCGCATCGGGCAATTTGCGGGGATACAGGGAGGAAACGTGTAACACGATGAGAGGAATATAAGTAGATTCGCTAGATTAGTCTCTAACAGGCCGCTGGGATGATCGGCATAGGCAAAAAGCAACGGTTCGTAAGTATTGACCACATTGAAGAGTAATTTTTGAGTAGCGACTTGAGTAAATCGAGAATTTTAGTATCTCGAAAGAGCGGGTAATCACGAGATGGGAGAGGAGAGACACTTAGAGATCCGTCTTCCGCTTGGAGATAGAAAGTGGGAAGACTCACGTACAAAAATgacaaagaaaagagaaggagagagagagagagagaattttacgcaagagaaagaaagacagaacaaaaaaaacaaggagaatgaatgagagaaagagagctaAGAGTTACGACACAGAAATCTCCAATTTGATCTGTAGATACCAAAGATACCTGTGAGcccaatgaaaaaaaaaatgtatagaacGTAACAAGATACCGCGTGGTGGTTGCAATCTTCAGCGGGTCTCGTGAGTCCGGGCGCTGTCTAGTGtctatttctaccaatgtaaaTTAACTTCAATCTCAGTTTAActtatactttttatctttttctcaaTTCTTAGAAGTGGAGAAAACTGGATAAAAAGATAAGTTAAGTCGGGATTGAAGTTAaactacattggtagaaatggcgTTTAAGGAGGAAACGCGTCCTCCTTTAAAAACCCGATCGCTTAAAGTTATACGCGTCGCCTTGCCTCGCGGTGCGGCGAGCGAGACGGCGCAACGGGACCGACGTTGCGAAGAGTGCAACCACCGGTGCGACGGTACATAATATAATCAGGGTAAGAGTCCACCAACCCGGCAagcaaaaagatatatatatccacaaggcacatttattaaacatgaTCGTTCTCACCGTCGATATAAAATCATCGATATACAGAGAGTGTGTacagaagataaaaaaaaagagagttaCACCGcgtgtatacgtgtgtgtatgtatgtgtgcgtaTGCGTGGATAAACACGTGTATACCGCGTGCGCGTGTCCTACGTCTTTCGGGGGAGggaacgggggggggggaaagagaaaaaatgaaagagatcTTGAGGAAGACATCGGCGGGGAGATGAAGAAATTATGGGAATGATTGTCGTTAACGCTAGGACACCTTCACGCTCTTGACATACACTTGTGCCAGAACAACTCCGAGATGCATTCCCCTACGGAAACGATGCGAAGGGCGACCGGTTGGCGCGACCGTCCTCGATGAACGATCGCCGGTTTCCGTTTCGCATCATCCCACCGTGTCTCGCTATCtctataatatcaattaatgcTACACAACCGGGGGGGAGAGTCGGGAGACACGTAATcccgatatttaaaaaaaaaaagacaaaaagatgCACGACCCCACGGTTCCTTAATCCCAGGACGCCCTTCGGAACGGcataataatttacagttgCGTCTTCACGATTGAAGATTTCCATATTCTTTGACggtgtctctctctcgtttcatCTTGGCCCCGTGGCCAAAATTCACATCCGCGGTATCTCGCCGGTCATCTCGCCTTTAGCGTCCCGAGATTAAAACGAACGATCGTTTTTACCGTGCAATTGTGCTCGACGTCcgttccttctttcttttccttttctctttttcacaGAACGGCCCTCAATTATCCTCAGGTAAATTATCTTCTGGAACAGTTACGTTATTAATACCGAGAACCGGATCGAGAATGTTTAATGTAATAACAGGTACTTTACCGCAGCGGCCGCTATGACAAGATAGAACGTAAGATTACATCAAGACGCACACTTTTGCTACCGTTGATTCTGTACGTTAGTGCTACCGCGTCGCGAGATAATCGCAGGATCGCGCGTCGAAAAAAAGACAGATAAAACGGAAAACTTGTTACGAGGCGGTTCGGGAGAAAGGAGCGTGAGAGGCcgatttctttttctgtcGGATAAAAAACGCGACGCCCGGAGAGACAGTTACCCGCCGTAATGTATgtaaccgcgcgcgcgaggagaaaaaaaaggggggaaaaaagaaagaaaaagatcggATCCATTACGCGATCGCTCGCGGAACGCGACCGgaggaaaattataatatcccTCCACGAAACCACACGACATGCAAGCCAGAATCGTTTTCGCATATCCTCGCGGACATATAACAGGGCTAATTATGACCGTCCTGTGTTTGTGTTTACAGCTATATATGTCCCCCTACTATTCtaataacacatatatatgtatataaaaaaaaaaaccgtggCAAGAGAAAGAAGTGAAATTACCAATAAACAACATTTTGCGATCCGCGCGACAGATCTCGAGGATCGGCTTCGCCGGAGGACCACGGCTCTTtgtttttctcgcgtttttgTTACGAACAGTGGAAGCCCGTTTTTTGGCGTGGCAGTGCGTAAGGTATCTCTCCGAGGTCCATCCCTCGCGAGAATAAAGTCGGCGAGCTGCGTATCCTCCCGGCGAAGCCGATGCTCGATTCCCTGATACACCAAATCTATCCATCCGTCTCAATGTGTGTGATCTCACCAACTACACTATCACAAAAGGTATTAGGCCGTAAGCCCAGCTTTGAAAGAGTAAATACCGCCGACACCACAGTTAAATCACAAGCCGCGAGAGCGTATACAGAGacggcgttttttttttttttttttttttttaaattaattccgcTTTCTTCGCTCCCCGTTATCGTATACTCTCCAAAACCAAAGtccgattattattaatgcacaTACTCGGTATACTAAGGTATTATCCGTCACACACGATGGAATTAGTGCTGGATCACAtccgtgtatgtgtgtacgtgGGCGTGATTATTAACGATATTATTGTACTAAATGCAGTGAACGCCATGTGTACGaaggtgtgtgtgtgtgtgtgtgtatatatgcgCGCGATTTTCcccaaatataaaataacaggGCAAAACAGGTCTTATGTGCTTTGTTGTAGGGTCTGATTCACATATATTAACTTTCTAGTTATCAAAGCTTGTATGTTACAATCctttgagagaaagagatagacgGAAAAGAGATAGATCCACGACGAGGCCAACTAACAGCGAACTGTGTGATTCGTtcgcaaataatataattagtgacaaaattttatttgcacacAGATTGTAACATACATGCGCATAATAGATGCCACGTATAAAAGAATCTACCATACGTCCGAGAATTAGAACTTTAGAATATATAACATTGGATGGAATGtccattttatattacttagtactaataaaatatttctagcaaaatatataaatcattctcataaaaatatatgtatatacgcatacatatatgtatataagtgtgtatatatatatatatataaatggatATTTCTGATAGTACCCACTTGTAGGCTTCTCTCAGAGACAATAAGCATTCTCGTTGGACACTTTTTCACAGATACCAGTTAAATATCAGACATTAAAGTCATAAATATCCAAAATTGCTTAAATAACATCATCATTGAAATACAAGATAGCACGAGCGACGTATTATTACGAAatcatatattacattaacaaaattttacaaatgatTATTCTCATGGAAGGAAGAACTCACACAGACTTTAACATTTGATACGTTGAAATGCCTGTGATAAAAAATGTCCAGAGAATATTAATGTTCAAATAATTCCTGGCTTTCGGTAAAACCCAGAACTAATCTGCGTATACACTATGATAATTCTGAAACGctctgtatgtatatgtatataaaagggAGCGCGTATGGATCATAGAATTTTGAGAGCTAGACAAATTACTTCGTGTTCACATTGCATTAGATAAGGCACTTGGTTACGCTCACGTGGAAGAGCGTTTTCTTCAATAGGTACTCCATGAACACGTAACTACGAACGTATGCGCACGCcaaaaatggaattttatatACCACTATCAGTACAGCTAACATGCTTACCGAAATTAGCTCTGCTGCCTAAATGCATTAGGATAAGAGAAGTAAACCGACTTGCGAGTTAAGTACCGTCGTGTAAGTAACGCCCGAATTTGTACCAAGCATTCCCAAAACGTTAGGTACACTTCATCAGCTGGACAAACGTTGTAAATGACGTTCTGCCAGACTTGTACGGAATACGAAACGGAATGTCGTAGATATTCGCGAATAATTACAACGCTTACTCGCTAAGAATGTACATAAATCCGTCAAAAGTCGTATTGTCGTAACACGGCGATTCCCACGTAGCATGCGTACTTCCGCGCGAATAACAAATTCTTGCGGAGAAACCGAGGCAATCGTTTCCGTTCTCCTTACGAGGAAGAGTCTATAAAAAGCTAGAGATCGACGCAGTGGCGCATCAGATCTGGGGATAAAACTGAGCTGGATAAGGGAAGCCCGGGGCTGCGGTTGGGGCTGGTGCGTGAAACGCCGCTGTTGGTGCGTGCCAAGCATGCGTACGTTTCGCGGCGACGCTACCCGCCGTCGCGTCGGCAGGGAAGGCGGCGTCCCACGTTCGCTTTAGACCCATTAACGCGGCCGGATTTAAGGTCTGCGCGGTGGGCATGATAGGCGCTAACAGCCCATGCGGCGCCGGTGCCCGCAAGAAGGGATAACGGGGATGATGGGGAACATTGAAGAACAAAAACGGCGTAGCCGCCGCAGCTGCCGCGGCCGCTGCTGCCGGATTTGTCTGTGGTGCGTGGAGAGCGGCCGCGACGGCagctgccgctgccgccgaGGGTCCTACCGCGTAGGGTATCTGGGCCGAATGAACCACCGGATTCGAGCTCGTTAGAGCTAGAGACTTGCTCgtggcggcggcagcggcagcggcggcggcgactgCCGAAGTGGGTGAATGGGTGGTCGAGGTAGGAGACGGATTCGATGCCAAGGCCATCAGCCATAGGTCCTGATTCCTGATAGCCTGCGCCTGGGCGGCCTGCGCTTGCGCCTGAGCCTGTGCTTGAACGGCCTGAGCGGCCTGGGCCTGCACCAGAGCGTGAATGTCCCACAggggtggcggtggcggcggcggctgcgCGGTCGGTACCGGCACCGGCACCGGTGCTGGCGCAGACGGATGTGTGAAGGTCGCGGGGGACTGTGTGGTCAACGTACCGGGTGATAGGAGTGCCTTGGTCGACGGCGGTGTTACCGCACCTGTCAATACCAGATTCATGTCGTCGCCGCTGCACTGGAACACTTCGATGTATCGCTGCTTCTTGCCGTAGATCATGTACCGGTGATGCCGCTGGGTCGCACATGCGTATGCCGATGCCTCGCTGTCCATTTGGATAAATGCCTCGCCAGACGGTTGGCCCTGGTGAAATGATTACAGAATTGAAGATCAGagagaaacgaaataaataattatccgcacatatatataagtatggTTAACCGAAACCTACCTGAGCATTATAAACCATGTGAACACCCTGGTAGAcgatatttttagaatgttCACCCATAAACTCCAGAATGTGTTCGACGAGCGCCTCGTACGGTAAACCACGAAGTCTAACACAATCCTTGCGCGTACCGGACGTAATGATATGTTGAGGAAGCAAGGGTGGAAGTTGCGCGATAGGCGGTGGTGGTAGTATTACTTGCTTCGGATCTGTCGCCCTATTTAAGACCTGTACAAAATCGGAATTCAGGTAAAAATGCACGTTTCTTATCGTCTTGAGATTCACGTTCAGATCTACCTGTTGCACTTCCGCGGTTGTGCTTCGAAAAAGTTCTATATAGCGACTGCCGATGCAGTCTCTATGCTTGCTCAAGGCTTTCACCGCGTCCTCCTCCTTCGCAAATAACACGAAGGCGTCACCCGTCGCTCTGCCGTCCGGTTTCTTTACAAACAGCACACCGTCCTCGCCGTCCAACACTTGACACGGTTTTTGTCCGGATTGAAAAAATTCCAGCTATAAGGAAATCGCTGCTGGTGTATACAGTAGAAAAGTGATAGACGATACGTAATCGAGAAGCTCGTTATACGCAAATAAGATCTTAGATCATTAAACGAATTATGTACCACTTGTTTAGCAACACAATCATACGGCAAGCCCCTCATTCTAACGATGACTTGAGCCCCGCGTGACAGAAAAGCGTGTGCCTCCCCGCTCGTACCACCAGCAACGCCAACAAAATCCTCTCCGGAGGCCTTGTATACCTCTATGTATCGTGCACCCATGTGATGTTTATGCCGCTTCAGCGCCATGTCTCTGtgttctttattaataaaccgTACCAATGCCTCGCCGTTACGCCTTCCCATAGGACTTAAACAAAGAGCTACACCACCCctaaaaaagttattacaCCAATGTTAGCGTATAATCGTCGCGCAGCGACCAGCTCCTCTATTCGTAATTACGTCATTAGAAAATTCGTAAAGACAACAAAGATTAGGAACACTCTACGAGAATTTCTAATCTTTAGAATCGCAGTTATAGATCCGGTACAGCGTACAAGATCCACGATTCcagaatatataatgttcGTCATTATGTACAACAGCTAATAAGCAAGTAGGAAGGTCTCCTCGAGATCGCGCTTATGTTATGTCAACGTAAGAGAGACTAGAATGACAGAAACCTAAGTGCGTCTAAGTGCGTTATAGAAATACTGGCTATCTCAGTTACCTGCTTCACGCAGATCCACGTGGCTTGTGCACAAATACCAAAAAGACAGTTAGAGagacaattaatttatcttgctCGAGGCTCCCGTTAGTCGTATATATCGGTTTTGCTTTACGTATCTGAGAATCACTTACTTGGCGACATTTAGTCCGCGAAAAAACTTGGCGATGTCCTGATCTGAGGATTGCCAAGGGAGACCGCGCGCTCTCACTACGCAATCATTGTCCACCTCCTCGTCCTTAGAGCTGAAGGCAAGTTAACGTATCGTTATTCGACAATAAATAATCCACAAATTGGATATACAAACAAACTATGTGTACGAAACTCATGAACTTACCATATACCGGGTTCCAGGACGATGTTAACCACCTCTGGATTCTTAAAAACGTGACCTGAAAATTAACGCACAATTATACACCGGTTATACTACAATAATTGAcgtacattaattaaaaattaaatattcattaactACTGCACTTCAAAGTGATCTGGAAGGTGCAGCTCGGAGTCCAGAAGAGAAAGGAATGGAAGCCGAATAATTGTGTGACAAACGTGACGTGTAAGAAGcgtacacacacgcgcgcgcacgaagATGAATGATGATTTAACCTCAGAAATCAATAAACGTTCTTCATCGATCGATTCGGGATCGATACTGTTCGCGAAGAGGCGATCCTTCGAGTAGTTCCCCTTCGACGAAATCGCCGATCGAAGCTGAGAACGCGAATCCACGTGAATCGAGAGGTATGTCCACCACAGAAGAGCGTGGGACGCGTCGCGTGTAAACAACGTGAACCATATGAAATATGAACCACCGGTTAGTCCGTCGCACACGCGTATTCGCTTTCGCTTCGCTAGCTACACTTTCTgtactctctttctcttctttttcctcctcttctttcGGTCTTCGCCGCTCGCCGGGCGGTATGCAAAAAAgtacgaaaaaaaatgcgaCGAACTAATTTTCAGGATAGTCAAATCCGTCGGAAGCAAATTTTGCAGTGTCTAAATTCTGTCAACAGAATGTGAAGAAATGTAACAGAATCTGCTGACGGGGAATGTGATGACAGATTCACTGTCGAAACTGTCGAGCAgaatttgtttgaaattttaaagaaagaccatttaaattttaaatggttacgaaataataaatttctggCGActgttttaacattttgtttacCGAATTTTGTTACGTGTTGCACAATTGCTATCGTAGAATTTTTagattactataatatattctcgAAGCTTTTTCGAAGTAATTCTCCATCAAATGATGCTTCAAAAGTAtcataatcttaatataatattaaatcttcCGCTATCCATGTTGCAACCTCATAAAGATAGAACGTAGTTTCCTAACTCTTTCGAAATCGTCCGACATTATAATGATAAGACTTATATCTACCCCTTTCTCAATTACTGATTCTTACACAATTCTAATCCTCTTTTCTAGAAATTCTACATTTTCCTTTCCAAagcgaattaatatttacttttgatATTAGAACGTTTTATTAGGAATTTATAGGTATAcgttgtattatttaattataatattcattatctTACTGCcctattttttaatctttgtgGAGGTCCGAAAACCTTTCTTTCTTAATTCACGAAAATCTAACTTGCTCtaagaaaatatgtttaacatcCGTTGCAAAATGTGACACCGATTTCGAGACATTATAACGTCTCGCGGTCCTCTAAAGACTAAGCAAAGACCCATCTCGAGCTCAGTTTTCGTCAGTAATTCATAATGAACGAACCCTCGACTCAGCGCATTACTGTAATCTCGCTTGCCTGAATAAGACTTGATCGAGAAAACAGTGTTTCACCTTTCCCAACACTAAAATATCACGCTCATGCGTAACAGTGGGGCCGTGATTCCGCATACAAAATCTACAcaaggagaaaaaaatgacCAGGACTGCCTCGCCAACCCGAGTATTATCGGCGACAATGCGCAATATGTCTTCTAAACTTGCGCTTATGCATTTCCTTTCCGTAACCCTATACCCGCCGGTTAGTCTCCGATTTCTCATACCTGCACGAAACGATCATTCGATTCGCGGCCTCGGCAAAATGTGCGCTGTCGACAAGTAGAAATTCGTTTCTTGTGAAATGCGAATCGATCGCCGTTTCCTTGTTTAGTCCCAAGTAAGCTTCGCACTTATCTGAAATTCTCGAGATGAGCATCAGAAAAATCGAAAGATTGAGAATATCGCTCATCAAAAATACCGTCTACATGATATATTTACCTAAATACGTATCCAAAAGTTTTT is from Temnothorax longispinosus isolate EJ_2023e chromosome 10, Tlon_JGU_v1, whole genome shotgun sequence and encodes:
- the LOC139821018 gene encoding RNA-binding protein fusilli-like isoform X2, with product MTGTRTGGTGNGGAGGSGGSGGAGESSQNILVTLYVATAGLQGNALGSDEEEITLLVYVLIDELQNKVLGRQQYIVRPMVMEESCTPGTGSENPAIAGSSGIISEAALAHAPALTERNLREYGIPLQQAIEKFETWWSSVPGVTSGVKPRFVVDGQAPMRQCLHPEACNKDIELPEHYNYFHDLRKDFVECYSSHGELSTLGVQEMLQYFGLPPDTDNDFHVKEIQDMVSVVQRMIKDGHVFKNPEVVNIVLEPGICSKDEEVDNDCVVRARGLPWQSSDQDIAKFFRGLNVAKGGVALCLSPMGRRNGEALVRFINKEHRDMALKRHKHHMGARYIEVYKASGEDFVGVAGGTSGEAHAFLSRGAQVIVRMRGLPYDCVAKQVLEFFQSGQKPCQVLDGEDGVLFVKKPDGRATGDAFVLFAKEEDAVKALSKHRDCIGSRYIELFRSTTAEVQQVLNRATDPKQVILPPPPIAQLPPLLPQHIITSGTRKDCVRLRGLPYEALVEHILEFMGEHSKNIVYQGVHMVYNAQGQPSGEAFIQMDSEASAYACATQRHHRYMIYGKKQRYIEVFQCSGDDMNLVLTGAVTPPSTKALLSPGGTMLPPPTVAIFPPAAAMLPRGPPQFATPYPPPIFYWPYPSPPVSPTNYYTPASVGGIAQIPQQAALLAPAECLQLAPGATTLPTSTATGPDARIEAYLPRVELDKRMAALPPPQTECNPFVEVFMV
- the LOC139821018 gene encoding RNA-binding protein fusilli-like isoform X1, with the translated sequence MTGTRTGGTGNGGAGGSGGSGGAGESSQNILVTLYVATAGLQGNALGSDEEEITLLVYVLIDELQNKVLGRQQYIVRPMVMEESCTPGTGSENPAIAGSSGIISEAALAHAPALTERNLREYGIPLQQAIEKFETWWSSVPGVTSGVKPRFVVDGQAPMRQCLHPEACNKDIELPEHYNYFHDLRKDFVECYSSHGELSTLGVQEMLQYFGLPPDTDNDFHVKEIQDMVSVVQRMIKDGHVFKNPEVVNIVLEPGICSKDEEVDNDCVVRARGLPWQSSDQDIAKFFRGLNVAKGGVALCLSPMGRRNGEALVRFINKEHRDMALKRHKHHMGARYIEVYKASGEDFVGVAGGTSGEAHAFLSRGAQVIVRMRGLPYDCVAKQVLEFFQSGQKPCQVLDGEDGVLFVKKPDGRATGDAFVLFAKEEDAVKALSKHRDCIGSRYIELFRSTTAEVQQVLNRATDPKQVILPPPPIAQLPPLLPQHIITSGTRKDCVRLRGLPYEALVEHILEFMGEHSKNIVYQGVHMVYNAQGQPSGEAFIQMDSEASAYACATQRHHRYMIYGKKQRYIEVFQCSGDDMNLVLTGAVTPPSTKALLSPGTLTTQSPATFTHPSAPAPVPVPVPTAQPPPPPPPLWDIHALVQAQAAQAVQAQAQAQAQAAQAQAIRNQDLWLMALASNPSPTSTTHSPTSAVAAAAAAAAATSKSLALTSSNPVVHSAQIPYAVGPSAAAAAAVAAALHAPQTNPAAAAAAAAAATPFLFFNVPHHPRYPFLRAPAPHGLLAPIMPTAQTLNPAALMGLKRTWDAAFPADATAGSVAAKRTHAWHAPTAAFHAPAPTAAPGFPYPAQFYPQI